The Arachis duranensis cultivar V14167 chromosome 2, aradu.V14167.gnm2.J7QH, whole genome shotgun sequence genome has a window encoding:
- the LOC110277731 gene encoding putative disease resistance protein At3g14460 isoform X6, which produces MAGVVVGGAFLSGFINVVLDRLISADAVNLVVGKKLSSDLVERLRNALTDTGALVDDAELKQLDNHDVKEWLNSLRDALYTADDLLDRICTKAATQKGVRSFLPSFLNSEDRKMVNEIERVVRRIEDLENRKGKLGLEKISTASFSWKTPSTSLVKGNVSGREDDKKALIKMLNDNNEHHLSVISIVGMGGVGKTTLAQWMYNNAELMEGFDRKAWVCVSENFNIVETTKNIVKQISTNTQDLDSFNSIQDALKKGLSKKKFFIVLDDVWSNDHHQWKDFLAPFQYGDKGSTILLTTRKEDVGSVVQTNCQPHYLIPLSEDYCWSVFAANASFPESNGSPILAGIGKKIAKKFDGLPLAAETLGCLCRRHDAKEWEKILRSDIWGFSTNDSKIVPALLISYFHLAAHLKRCFVYCALFPKDYHFKKDELILLWMAEDLLRLPKRGESLEEVGCKCFKELVSRLFFKKLQDNNEYFVMHDLLHDLAIFLAGDFYCRIEELGEQEEKKVLTRHFSYFPPGRLDRPISKVFNSNAKLESFRTSLYIDDLFSMESVASKFICLRVLSFHKLDVLPDSIGESIHLRYLNLSSTDINRLPESLCNLYNLQTLILYGCTKLTMLPINMHNLVNLRHLDIRKTCLEEMPGGISKMKHLHTLSSFVVGKHEDNGIKELGGLSNLHGSLELKKLENIVDVKEAENARMTNKNLMNELYLEWSSGDDMVPNTKAERDILDSLQPHNCLRELTIKGYKGTIFPDWLGNCSYNNMTSVSLESCNNCCMLPSLGQLPSLKALRIKGFGQLKCVDMEFYKGIGDPSFHIAPPFPLLESLEFDNMPCWEEWHLPDSKAFPQLKSLQIRDCPILNGDMLHQVFMRIVSSSLDALKVRKLVIIGFREGWLSARIPGMSLNGDTLSIMGSESVVESAYNEMMSIKHLPSLQEVEIIECSFAVSWPNNCLLPKSLQKLTIRECSKVEFPQHKYDLVELLISSCDSLTSLSLDVFPNLKNLDIHNCRNLESVSMSEAPHAALQRLSIAFCYKLVSLAGEGLAAPNLTRLQVVYCYKLEALPRDMNSLLPSLESIGIFSCPNISRLAEGGLPPNLKSLAVGFCEQQMRDLSWMPNFHALTHLTILGCDCDTVTSYPEVGSLPHLSSLTSLHIQEFDNLETLECNELLRLTSLQELFIRSCKKLENMEGEKLPPSLLLLKIQDCDLLEEHCKNKHQLIWPKISHIPAIKFVDIWGEKTK; this is translated from the exons ATGGCTGGAGTTGTTGTTGGTGGAGCTTTTCTGTCTGGCTTCATTAATGTTGTCCTGGACAGGCTTATTTCTGCTGATGCAGTCAACTTGGTTGTGGGTAAGAAGCTTAGCTCTGACTTGGTTGAGAGGCTGAGGAATGCTCTGACAGATACTGGAGCTCTTGTTGATGATGCAGAGCTCAAGCAACTTGATAACCATGATGTGAAGGAGTGGCTCAACTCTCTCCGAGATGCTCTTTACACTGCTGATGACTTGCTGGACCGCATCTGCACCAAAGCTGCAACTCAAAAGGGGGTACGCAGTTTCTTGCCTAGCTTCTTGAATTCTGAAGACAGGAAGATGGTGAATGAGATAGAAAGGGTGGTTAGAAGGATAGAAGATCTTGAGAACCGCAAAGGAAAGCTTGGGCTTGAAAAGATTTCCACTGCTAGCTTCTCATGGAAAACTCCATCCACTTCTCTCGTAAAAGGGAATGTGTCTGGTAGGGAGGATGACAAGAAGGCCTTAATCAAGATGCTGAATGACAACAATGAGCATCATCTGTCTGTGATCTCTATTGTTGGCATGGGTGGTGTTGGTAAAACTACTTTGGCTCAATGGATGTACAATAATGCAGAGTTGATGGAGGGATTTGATCGGAAAGCATGGGTTTGTGTTTCGGAAAACTTCAATATTGTTGAGACCACAAAGAATATAGTAAAGCAGATCTCTACAAATACTCAGGATCTTGATagcttcaattcaattcaagatgCTTTGAAGAAAGGATTGTCCAAAAAGAAGTTCTTTATTGTTTTGGATGATGTTTGGAGTAATGATCATCATCAATGGAAGGATTTTCTTGCCCCTTTTCAATACGGGGATAAGGGAAGTACTATTCTTCTGACTACTCGCAAGGAAGATGTTGGTTCAGTTGTCCAAACAAATTGTCAGCCTCACTATCTCATTCCACTATCAGAAGACTATTGTTGGTCAGTGTTTGCAGCCAATGCTTCTTTTCCGGAATCAAATGGGAGCCCAATACTAGCAGGAATAGGCAAAAAGATTGCCAAGAAGTTCGACGGTTTGCCATTAGCAGCAGAAACACTTGGTTGCTTGTGCAGAAGGCATGATGCTAAGGAATGGGAAAAGATCTTAAGGAGTGATATTTGGGGATTTTCTACAAATGACAGTAAGATTGTTCCAGCATTGTTAATTAGTTACTTTCACCTTGCTGCACATTTGAAGCGTTGTTTTGTTTATTGTGCACTGTTTCCGAAAGATTATCACTTTAAGAAAGATGAACTAATTTTGTTGTGGATGGCCGAAGATCTTTTAAGATTAccaaagagaggagagagcttgGAAGAGGTTGGTTGCAAGTGTTTTAAAGAATTAGTTTCAAGGTTATTCTTTAAAAAGCTTCAAGACAATAACGAGTATTTTGTGATGCATGATCTCTTGCATGACTTGGCAATATTCCTTGCTGGAGATTTCTATTGTAGAATAGAAGAACTTGgtgaacaagaagaaaagaaggttcTCACTCGCCATTTCTCATATTTCCCACCTGGAAGGTTAGATCGTCCAATCTCAAAAGTCTTTAACTCCAATGCAAAGTTGGAATCTTTCAGGACATCGTTGTATATCGATGATTTATTCAGCATGGAAAGTGTAGCATCTAAGTTTATATGCTTGAGAGTTTTATCCTTTCATAAACTTGATGTATTACCTGATTCAATAGGTGAATCGATTCATCTACGGTATTTGAATCTCTCTTCTACTGACATTAACAGGTTGCCAGAATCATTGTGCAACTTGTATAATCTACAAACATTAATATTGTACGGATGTACTAAGTTGACCATGTTGCCCATTAACATGCACAATCTTGTGAATTTACGGCATCTTGATATTAGGAAAACTTGTTTGGAAGAAATGCCTGGAGGAATAAGCAAAATGAAACACTTGCATACCTTAAGTTCCTTTGTGGTGGGGAAGCATGAAGAtaatggaatcaaggaattAGGAGGGCTCTCAAATCTTCATGGATCACTTGAGCTTAAGAAGTTGGAGAATATTGTTGATGTGAAAGAAGCAGAGAATGCAAGGATGACAAACAAGAATCTCATGAACGAATTATACTTGGAGTGGTCTTCAGGTGATGATATGGTTCCAAACACAAAAGCCGAAAGAGATATACTGGACAGCTTGCAACCTCACAACTGCTTGAGAGAGTTGACAATCAAGGGATATAAGGGTACAATATTTCCAGATTGGTTGGGGAACTGTTCATACAACAATATGACAAGTGTATCTCTGGAGTCTTGCAACAATTGCTGCATGCTGCCTTCACTTGGACAGTTGCCATCTCTTAAGGCCCTGCGCATTAAAGGTTTTGGTCAGCTGAAGTGTGTTGACATGGAGTTTTACAAGGGTATTGGTGACCCTTCTTTTCATATTGCTCCTCCTTTTCCCTTGTTGGAGAGTTTGGAATTTGATAACATGCCATGTTGGGAGGAGTGGCACTTACCTGACTCAAAAGCTTTTCCTCAGCTTAAGAGTCTTCAAATAAGAGATTGTCCAATCTTAAATGGAGATATGCTTCATCAGGTATTCATGAGAATCGTTTCTTCTTCATTGGATGCTTTGAAAGTTCGCAAGTTAGTTATAATCGGATTTCGAGAAGGATGGCTTTCAGCCAGAATTCCAGGTATGTCACTTAATGGGGATACATTATCAATTATGGGAAGTGAATCCGTGGTGGAGTCTGCATATAACGAAATGATGAGCATTAAGCATCTACCCTCCCTCCAAGAAGTAGAAATCATCGAGTGTTCGTTTGCTGTGTCGTGGCCGAACAATTGTTTACTACCCAAATCTTTGCAAAAGCTCACAATCAGGGAGTGCAGCAAAGTGGAATTCCCGCAGCACAAGTATGATTTGGTAGAGCTACTAATAAGCAGCTGTGATTCACTGACCTCCTTGTCGTTGGATGTCTTTCCCAATCTCAAGAATCTCGATATACATAATTGTAGGAATCTGGAATCAGTGTCAATGTCAGAGGCACCACACGCTGCTCTTCAACGTCTCTCCATTGCTTTCTGCTACAAATTAGTGTCATTAGCAGGAGAAGGACTGGCTGCACCCAACTTGACTCGTCTTCAAGTCGTATATTGTTACAAGTTGGAGGCATTACCACGTGACATGAATAGTCTACTCCCAAGTTTAGAGTCTATCGGGATATTTAGTTGCCCAAACATTAGCAGGTTGGCAGAGGGTGGTTTGCCGCCTAACTTGAAATCACTTGCTGTGGGATTTTGCGAGCAACAAATGAGGGATCTATCATGGATGCCCAACTTCCACGCCCTCACTCATCTCACAATTCTTGGTTGTGATTGTGATACTGTGACGTCATACCCAGAGGTGGGTTCGCTGCCTCACCTTTCCTCTCTTACCAGTCTGCATATCCAAGAGTTTGATAATCTGGAGACATTGGAGTGCAACGAGCTTCTCCGCCTCACCTCCCTCCAAGAATTATTCATTAGATCCTGTAAGAAGCTGGAGAATATGGAAGGAGAAAAGCTGCCTCCCTCTCTCTTGCTACTCAAAATTCAAGACTGTGATTTGCTAGAAGAACACTGCAAGAACAAGCATCAACTAATCTGGCCCAAGATTTCCCACATCCCCGCCATTAAATTCGTAGATATCTGGGGAG aaaaaacaaaataa
- the LOC110277731 gene encoding putative disease resistance protein At3g14460 isoform X4, translated as MAGVVVGGAFLSGFINVVLDRLISADAVNLVVGKKLSSDLVERLRNALTDTGALVDDAELKQLDNHDVKEWLNSLRDALYTADDLLDRICTKAATQKGVRSFLPSFLNSEDRKMVNEIERVVRRIEDLENRKGKLGLEKISTASFSWKTPSTSLVKGNVSGREDDKKALIKMLNDNNEHHLSVISIVGMGGVGKTTLAQWMYNNAELMEGFDRKAWVCVSENFNIVETTKNIVKQISTNTQDLDSFNSIQDALKKGLSKKKFFIVLDDVWSNDHHQWKDFLAPFQYGDKGSTILLTTRKEDVGSVVQTNCQPHYLIPLSEDYCWSVFAANASFPESNGSPILAGIGKKIAKKFDGLPLAAETLGCLCRRHDAKEWEKILRSDIWGFSTNDSKIVPALLISYFHLAAHLKRCFVYCALFPKDYHFKKDELILLWMAEDLLRLPKRGESLEEVGCKCFKELVSRLFFKKLQDNNEYFVMHDLLHDLAIFLAGDFYCRIEELGEQEEKKVLTRHFSYFPPGRLDRPISKVFNSNAKLESFRTSLYIDDLFSMESVASKFICLRVLSFHKLDVLPDSIGESIHLRYLNLSSTDINRLPESLCNLYNLQTLILYGCTKLTMLPINMHNLVNLRHLDIRKTCLEEMPGGISKMKHLHTLSSFVVGKHEDNGIKELGGLSNLHGSLELKKLENIVDVKEAENARMTNKNLMNELYLEWSSGDDMVPNTKAERDILDSLQPHNCLRELTIKGYKGTIFPDWLGNCSYNNMTSVSLESCNNCCMLPSLGQLPSLKALRIKGFGQLKCVDMEFYKGIGDPSFHIAPPFPLLESLEFDNMPCWEEWHLPDSKAFPQLKSLQIRDCPILNGDMLHQVFMRIVSSSLDALKVRKLVIIGFREGWLSARIPGMSLNGDTLSIMGSESVVESAYNEMMSIKHLPSLQEVEIIECSFAVSWPNNCLLPKSLQKLTIRECSKVEFPQHKYDLVELLISSCDSLTSLSLDVFPNLKNLDIHNCRNLESVSMSEAPHAALQRLSIAFCYKLVSLAGEGLAAPNLTRLQVVYCYKLEALPRDMNSLLPSLESIGIFSCPNISRLAEGGLPPNLKSLAVGFCEQQMRDLSWMPNFHALTHLTILGCDCDTVTSYPEVGSLPHLSSLTSLHIQEFDNLETLECNELLRLTSLQELFIRSCKKLENMEGEKLPPSLLLLKIQDCDLLEEHCKNKHQLIWPKISHIPAIKFVDIWGDSQGDEGM; from the exons ATGGCTGGAGTTGTTGTTGGTGGAGCTTTTCTGTCTGGCTTCATTAATGTTGTCCTGGACAGGCTTATTTCTGCTGATGCAGTCAACTTGGTTGTGGGTAAGAAGCTTAGCTCTGACTTGGTTGAGAGGCTGAGGAATGCTCTGACAGATACTGGAGCTCTTGTTGATGATGCAGAGCTCAAGCAACTTGATAACCATGATGTGAAGGAGTGGCTCAACTCTCTCCGAGATGCTCTTTACACTGCTGATGACTTGCTGGACCGCATCTGCACCAAAGCTGCAACTCAAAAGGGGGTACGCAGTTTCTTGCCTAGCTTCTTGAATTCTGAAGACAGGAAGATGGTGAATGAGATAGAAAGGGTGGTTAGAAGGATAGAAGATCTTGAGAACCGCAAAGGAAAGCTTGGGCTTGAAAAGATTTCCACTGCTAGCTTCTCATGGAAAACTCCATCCACTTCTCTCGTAAAAGGGAATGTGTCTGGTAGGGAGGATGACAAGAAGGCCTTAATCAAGATGCTGAATGACAACAATGAGCATCATCTGTCTGTGATCTCTATTGTTGGCATGGGTGGTGTTGGTAAAACTACTTTGGCTCAATGGATGTACAATAATGCAGAGTTGATGGAGGGATTTGATCGGAAAGCATGGGTTTGTGTTTCGGAAAACTTCAATATTGTTGAGACCACAAAGAATATAGTAAAGCAGATCTCTACAAATACTCAGGATCTTGATagcttcaattcaattcaagatgCTTTGAAGAAAGGATTGTCCAAAAAGAAGTTCTTTATTGTTTTGGATGATGTTTGGAGTAATGATCATCATCAATGGAAGGATTTTCTTGCCCCTTTTCAATACGGGGATAAGGGAAGTACTATTCTTCTGACTACTCGCAAGGAAGATGTTGGTTCAGTTGTCCAAACAAATTGTCAGCCTCACTATCTCATTCCACTATCAGAAGACTATTGTTGGTCAGTGTTTGCAGCCAATGCTTCTTTTCCGGAATCAAATGGGAGCCCAATACTAGCAGGAATAGGCAAAAAGATTGCCAAGAAGTTCGACGGTTTGCCATTAGCAGCAGAAACACTTGGTTGCTTGTGCAGAAGGCATGATGCTAAGGAATGGGAAAAGATCTTAAGGAGTGATATTTGGGGATTTTCTACAAATGACAGTAAGATTGTTCCAGCATTGTTAATTAGTTACTTTCACCTTGCTGCACATTTGAAGCGTTGTTTTGTTTATTGTGCACTGTTTCCGAAAGATTATCACTTTAAGAAAGATGAACTAATTTTGTTGTGGATGGCCGAAGATCTTTTAAGATTAccaaagagaggagagagcttgGAAGAGGTTGGTTGCAAGTGTTTTAAAGAATTAGTTTCAAGGTTATTCTTTAAAAAGCTTCAAGACAATAACGAGTATTTTGTGATGCATGATCTCTTGCATGACTTGGCAATATTCCTTGCTGGAGATTTCTATTGTAGAATAGAAGAACTTGgtgaacaagaagaaaagaaggttcTCACTCGCCATTTCTCATATTTCCCACCTGGAAGGTTAGATCGTCCAATCTCAAAAGTCTTTAACTCCAATGCAAAGTTGGAATCTTTCAGGACATCGTTGTATATCGATGATTTATTCAGCATGGAAAGTGTAGCATCTAAGTTTATATGCTTGAGAGTTTTATCCTTTCATAAACTTGATGTATTACCTGATTCAATAGGTGAATCGATTCATCTACGGTATTTGAATCTCTCTTCTACTGACATTAACAGGTTGCCAGAATCATTGTGCAACTTGTATAATCTACAAACATTAATATTGTACGGATGTACTAAGTTGACCATGTTGCCCATTAACATGCACAATCTTGTGAATTTACGGCATCTTGATATTAGGAAAACTTGTTTGGAAGAAATGCCTGGAGGAATAAGCAAAATGAAACACTTGCATACCTTAAGTTCCTTTGTGGTGGGGAAGCATGAAGAtaatggaatcaaggaattAGGAGGGCTCTCAAATCTTCATGGATCACTTGAGCTTAAGAAGTTGGAGAATATTGTTGATGTGAAAGAAGCAGAGAATGCAAGGATGACAAACAAGAATCTCATGAACGAATTATACTTGGAGTGGTCTTCAGGTGATGATATGGTTCCAAACACAAAAGCCGAAAGAGATATACTGGACAGCTTGCAACCTCACAACTGCTTGAGAGAGTTGACAATCAAGGGATATAAGGGTACAATATTTCCAGATTGGTTGGGGAACTGTTCATACAACAATATGACAAGTGTATCTCTGGAGTCTTGCAACAATTGCTGCATGCTGCCTTCACTTGGACAGTTGCCATCTCTTAAGGCCCTGCGCATTAAAGGTTTTGGTCAGCTGAAGTGTGTTGACATGGAGTTTTACAAGGGTATTGGTGACCCTTCTTTTCATATTGCTCCTCCTTTTCCCTTGTTGGAGAGTTTGGAATTTGATAACATGCCATGTTGGGAGGAGTGGCACTTACCTGACTCAAAAGCTTTTCCTCAGCTTAAGAGTCTTCAAATAAGAGATTGTCCAATCTTAAATGGAGATATGCTTCATCAGGTATTCATGAGAATCGTTTCTTCTTCATTGGATGCTTTGAAAGTTCGCAAGTTAGTTATAATCGGATTTCGAGAAGGATGGCTTTCAGCCAGAATTCCAGGTATGTCACTTAATGGGGATACATTATCAATTATGGGAAGTGAATCCGTGGTGGAGTCTGCATATAACGAAATGATGAGCATTAAGCATCTACCCTCCCTCCAAGAAGTAGAAATCATCGAGTGTTCGTTTGCTGTGTCGTGGCCGAACAATTGTTTACTACCCAAATCTTTGCAAAAGCTCACAATCAGGGAGTGCAGCAAAGTGGAATTCCCGCAGCACAAGTATGATTTGGTAGAGCTACTAATAAGCAGCTGTGATTCACTGACCTCCTTGTCGTTGGATGTCTTTCCCAATCTCAAGAATCTCGATATACATAATTGTAGGAATCTGGAATCAGTGTCAATGTCAGAGGCACCACACGCTGCTCTTCAACGTCTCTCCATTGCTTTCTGCTACAAATTAGTGTCATTAGCAGGAGAAGGACTGGCTGCACCCAACTTGACTCGTCTTCAAGTCGTATATTGTTACAAGTTGGAGGCATTACCACGTGACATGAATAGTCTACTCCCAAGTTTAGAGTCTATCGGGATATTTAGTTGCCCAAACATTAGCAGGTTGGCAGAGGGTGGTTTGCCGCCTAACTTGAAATCACTTGCTGTGGGATTTTGCGAGCAACAAATGAGGGATCTATCATGGATGCCCAACTTCCACGCCCTCACTCATCTCACAATTCTTGGTTGTGATTGTGATACTGTGACGTCATACCCAGAGGTGGGTTCGCTGCCTCACCTTTCCTCTCTTACCAGTCTGCATATCCAAGAGTTTGATAATCTGGAGACATTGGAGTGCAACGAGCTTCTCCGCCTCACCTCCCTCCAAGAATTATTCATTAGATCCTGTAAGAAGCTGGAGAATATGGAAGGAGAAAAGCTGCCTCCCTCTCTCTTGCTACTCAAAATTCAAGACTGTGATTTGCTAGAAGAACACTGCAAGAACAAGCATCAACTAATCTGGCCCAAGATTTCCCACATCCCCGCCATTAAATTCGTAGATATCTGGGGAG ATTCACAAGGTGATGAAGGTATGTAG
- the LOC110277731 gene encoding putative disease resistance protein At3g14460 isoform X5 yields the protein MAGVVVGGAFLSGFINVVLDRLISADAVNLVVGKKLSSDLVERLRNALTDTGALVDDAELKQLDNHDVKEWLNSLRDALYTADDLLDRICTKAATQKGVRSFLPSFLNSEDRKMVNEIERVVRRIEDLENRKGKLGLEKISTASFSWKTPSTSLVKGNVSGREDDKKALIKMLNDNNEHHLSVISIVGMGGVGKTTLAQWMYNNAELMEGFDRKAWVCVSENFNIVETTKNIVKQISTNTQDLDSFNSIQDALKKGLSKKKFFIVLDDVWSNDHHQWKDFLAPFQYGDKGSTILLTTRKEDVGSVVQTNCQPHYLIPLSEDYCWSVFAANASFPESNGSPILAGIGKKIAKKFDGLPLAAETLGCLCRRHDAKEWEKILRSDIWGFSTNDSKIVPALLISYFHLAAHLKRCFVYCALFPKDYHFKKDELILLWMAEDLLRLPKRGESLEEVGCKCFKELVSRLFFKKLQDNNEYFVMHDLLHDLAIFLAGDFYCRIEELGEQEEKKVLTRHFSYFPPGRLDRPISKVFNSNAKLESFRTSLYIDDLFSMESVASKFICLRVLSFHKLDVLPDSIGESIHLRYLNLSSTDINRLPESLCNLYNLQTLILYGCTKLTMLPINMHNLVNLRHLDIRKTCLEEMPGGISKMKHLHTLSSFVVGKHEDNGIKELGGLSNLHGSLELKKLENIVDVKEAENARMTNKNLMNELYLEWSSGDDMVPNTKAERDILDSLQPHNCLRELTIKGYKGTIFPDWLGNCSYNNMTSVSLESCNNCCMLPSLGQLPSLKALRIKGFGQLKCVDMEFYKGIGDPSFHIAPPFPLLESLEFDNMPCWEEWHLPDSKAFPQLKSLQIRDCPILNGDMLHQVFMRIVSSSLDALKVRKLVIIGFREGWLSARIPGMSLNGDTLSIMGSESVVESAYNEMMSIKHLPSLQEVEIIECSFAVSWPNNCLLPKSLQKLTIRECSKVEFPQHKYDLVELLISSCDSLTSLSLDVFPNLKNLDIHNCRNLESVSMSEAPHAALQRLSIAFCYKLVSLAGEGLAAPNLTRLQVVYCYKLEALPRDMNSLLPSLESIGIFSCPNISRLAEGGLPPNLKSLAVGFCEQQMRDLSWMPNFHALTHLTILGCDCDTVTSYPEVGSLPHLSSLTSLHIQEFDNLETLECNELLRLTSLQELFIRSCKKLENMEGEKLPPSLLLLKIQDCDLLEEHCKNKHQLIWPKISHIPAIKFVDIWGDRFTR from the exons ATGGCTGGAGTTGTTGTTGGTGGAGCTTTTCTGTCTGGCTTCATTAATGTTGTCCTGGACAGGCTTATTTCTGCTGATGCAGTCAACTTGGTTGTGGGTAAGAAGCTTAGCTCTGACTTGGTTGAGAGGCTGAGGAATGCTCTGACAGATACTGGAGCTCTTGTTGATGATGCAGAGCTCAAGCAACTTGATAACCATGATGTGAAGGAGTGGCTCAACTCTCTCCGAGATGCTCTTTACACTGCTGATGACTTGCTGGACCGCATCTGCACCAAAGCTGCAACTCAAAAGGGGGTACGCAGTTTCTTGCCTAGCTTCTTGAATTCTGAAGACAGGAAGATGGTGAATGAGATAGAAAGGGTGGTTAGAAGGATAGAAGATCTTGAGAACCGCAAAGGAAAGCTTGGGCTTGAAAAGATTTCCACTGCTAGCTTCTCATGGAAAACTCCATCCACTTCTCTCGTAAAAGGGAATGTGTCTGGTAGGGAGGATGACAAGAAGGCCTTAATCAAGATGCTGAATGACAACAATGAGCATCATCTGTCTGTGATCTCTATTGTTGGCATGGGTGGTGTTGGTAAAACTACTTTGGCTCAATGGATGTACAATAATGCAGAGTTGATGGAGGGATTTGATCGGAAAGCATGGGTTTGTGTTTCGGAAAACTTCAATATTGTTGAGACCACAAAGAATATAGTAAAGCAGATCTCTACAAATACTCAGGATCTTGATagcttcaattcaattcaagatgCTTTGAAGAAAGGATTGTCCAAAAAGAAGTTCTTTATTGTTTTGGATGATGTTTGGAGTAATGATCATCATCAATGGAAGGATTTTCTTGCCCCTTTTCAATACGGGGATAAGGGAAGTACTATTCTTCTGACTACTCGCAAGGAAGATGTTGGTTCAGTTGTCCAAACAAATTGTCAGCCTCACTATCTCATTCCACTATCAGAAGACTATTGTTGGTCAGTGTTTGCAGCCAATGCTTCTTTTCCGGAATCAAATGGGAGCCCAATACTAGCAGGAATAGGCAAAAAGATTGCCAAGAAGTTCGACGGTTTGCCATTAGCAGCAGAAACACTTGGTTGCTTGTGCAGAAGGCATGATGCTAAGGAATGGGAAAAGATCTTAAGGAGTGATATTTGGGGATTTTCTACAAATGACAGTAAGATTGTTCCAGCATTGTTAATTAGTTACTTTCACCTTGCTGCACATTTGAAGCGTTGTTTTGTTTATTGTGCACTGTTTCCGAAAGATTATCACTTTAAGAAAGATGAACTAATTTTGTTGTGGATGGCCGAAGATCTTTTAAGATTAccaaagagaggagagagcttgGAAGAGGTTGGTTGCAAGTGTTTTAAAGAATTAGTTTCAAGGTTATTCTTTAAAAAGCTTCAAGACAATAACGAGTATTTTGTGATGCATGATCTCTTGCATGACTTGGCAATATTCCTTGCTGGAGATTTCTATTGTAGAATAGAAGAACTTGgtgaacaagaagaaaagaaggttcTCACTCGCCATTTCTCATATTTCCCACCTGGAAGGTTAGATCGTCCAATCTCAAAAGTCTTTAACTCCAATGCAAAGTTGGAATCTTTCAGGACATCGTTGTATATCGATGATTTATTCAGCATGGAAAGTGTAGCATCTAAGTTTATATGCTTGAGAGTTTTATCCTTTCATAAACTTGATGTATTACCTGATTCAATAGGTGAATCGATTCATCTACGGTATTTGAATCTCTCTTCTACTGACATTAACAGGTTGCCAGAATCATTGTGCAACTTGTATAATCTACAAACATTAATATTGTACGGATGTACTAAGTTGACCATGTTGCCCATTAACATGCACAATCTTGTGAATTTACGGCATCTTGATATTAGGAAAACTTGTTTGGAAGAAATGCCTGGAGGAATAAGCAAAATGAAACACTTGCATACCTTAAGTTCCTTTGTGGTGGGGAAGCATGAAGAtaatggaatcaaggaattAGGAGGGCTCTCAAATCTTCATGGATCACTTGAGCTTAAGAAGTTGGAGAATATTGTTGATGTGAAAGAAGCAGAGAATGCAAGGATGACAAACAAGAATCTCATGAACGAATTATACTTGGAGTGGTCTTCAGGTGATGATATGGTTCCAAACACAAAAGCCGAAAGAGATATACTGGACAGCTTGCAACCTCACAACTGCTTGAGAGAGTTGACAATCAAGGGATATAAGGGTACAATATTTCCAGATTGGTTGGGGAACTGTTCATACAACAATATGACAAGTGTATCTCTGGAGTCTTGCAACAATTGCTGCATGCTGCCTTCACTTGGACAGTTGCCATCTCTTAAGGCCCTGCGCATTAAAGGTTTTGGTCAGCTGAAGTGTGTTGACATGGAGTTTTACAAGGGTATTGGTGACCCTTCTTTTCATATTGCTCCTCCTTTTCCCTTGTTGGAGAGTTTGGAATTTGATAACATGCCATGTTGGGAGGAGTGGCACTTACCTGACTCAAAAGCTTTTCCTCAGCTTAAGAGTCTTCAAATAAGAGATTGTCCAATCTTAAATGGAGATATGCTTCATCAGGTATTCATGAGAATCGTTTCTTCTTCATTGGATGCTTTGAAAGTTCGCAAGTTAGTTATAATCGGATTTCGAGAAGGATGGCTTTCAGCCAGAATTCCAGGTATGTCACTTAATGGGGATACATTATCAATTATGGGAAGTGAATCCGTGGTGGAGTCTGCATATAACGAAATGATGAGCATTAAGCATCTACCCTCCCTCCAAGAAGTAGAAATCATCGAGTGTTCGTTTGCTGTGTCGTGGCCGAACAATTGTTTACTACCCAAATCTTTGCAAAAGCTCACAATCAGGGAGTGCAGCAAAGTGGAATTCCCGCAGCACAAGTATGATTTGGTAGAGCTACTAATAAGCAGCTGTGATTCACTGACCTCCTTGTCGTTGGATGTCTTTCCCAATCTCAAGAATCTCGATATACATAATTGTAGGAATCTGGAATCAGTGTCAATGTCAGAGGCACCACACGCTGCTCTTCAACGTCTCTCCATTGCTTTCTGCTACAAATTAGTGTCATTAGCAGGAGAAGGACTGGCTGCACCCAACTTGACTCGTCTTCAAGTCGTATATTGTTACAAGTTGGAGGCATTACCACGTGACATGAATAGTCTACTCCCAAGTTTAGAGTCTATCGGGATATTTAGTTGCCCAAACATTAGCAGGTTGGCAGAGGGTGGTTTGCCGCCTAACTTGAAATCACTTGCTGTGGGATTTTGCGAGCAACAAATGAGGGATCTATCATGGATGCCCAACTTCCACGCCCTCACTCATCTCACAATTCTTGGTTGTGATTGTGATACTGTGACGTCATACCCAGAGGTGGGTTCGCTGCCTCACCTTTCCTCTCTTACCAGTCTGCATATCCAAGAGTTTGATAATCTGGAGACATTGGAGTGCAACGAGCTTCTCCGCCTCACCTCCCTCCAAGAATTATTCATTAGATCCTGTAAGAAGCTGGAGAATATGGAAGGAGAAAAGCTGCCTCCCTCTCTCTTGCTACTCAAAATTCAAGACTGTGATTTGCTAGAAGAACACTGCAAGAACAAGCATCAACTAATCTGGCCCAAGATTTCCCACATCCCCGCCATTAAATTCGTAGATATCTGGGGAG ACAGATTCACAAGGTGA